A single window of Micrococcaceae bacterium Sec5.1 DNA harbors:
- a CDS encoding mannitol-1-phosphate 5-dehydrogenase: MKAVHFGAGNIGRGFVGLLLHEAGYEVVFADVADALISQLASASSYDVHEVGENPAVKTVDGFRALNSSTQEDAVVEEISTADVVTTAVGPHILKFVAPVIARGLAAREPSLPPLQVMACENAINATHLLEVEVRAAWDDSAADLDSVAVFANTAVDRIVPNQEPGQGLDVTVETFYEWVIDRTPFGDRVPVIPGATFVDELGPYIERKLFTVNTGHASAAYFGYAAGLEKISDAMADPSVAAKVRAVLEETKELLVAKHGFVEAEQEAYVQKILSRFTNPYLPDTVVRVGRAPLRKLGRHERFVGPAAELAERGVTPVALLEAMSAALRFDDGSDDEAVELANMLSELDAAAAVERITELPASHPLFPAIQKLIEDRKAEA; encoded by the coding sequence GTGAAGGCAGTCCATTTTGGGGCAGGCAACATTGGACGCGGCTTTGTGGGGCTGTTGCTGCACGAAGCCGGCTATGAAGTGGTGTTCGCCGACGTTGCGGATGCACTGATCAGCCAGCTCGCCTCCGCCAGCAGCTACGACGTCCATGAGGTGGGCGAGAACCCGGCGGTCAAAACCGTGGACGGGTTCCGTGCGCTGAACTCGAGTACGCAGGAAGATGCCGTTGTTGAGGAAATTTCGACGGCGGATGTGGTCACCACTGCGGTGGGGCCACACATCCTGAAGTTCGTGGCACCGGTGATCGCACGTGGGCTGGCGGCACGGGAGCCTTCGTTGCCACCGTTGCAGGTGATGGCGTGCGAGAACGCCATCAACGCGACGCACCTCCTGGAAGTGGAGGTCCGTGCGGCCTGGGACGACTCCGCGGCTGATTTGGACTCAGTGGCTGTCTTTGCCAATACGGCAGTGGACCGCATTGTCCCGAATCAGGAGCCGGGCCAGGGCCTGGATGTCACGGTGGAGACGTTCTACGAATGGGTCATCGACCGCACGCCGTTTGGTGATCGCGTCCCCGTCATTCCGGGAGCCACTTTCGTGGACGAGCTTGGCCCGTACATCGAGCGCAAGCTGTTCACAGTGAACACCGGGCATGCGTCTGCCGCGTACTTCGGGTACGCGGCGGGCCTGGAGAAGATCTCCGATGCCATGGCCGATCCGTCCGTTGCGGCGAAGGTCAGGGCTGTTCTTGAAGAGACCAAGGAACTTCTGGTGGCCAAACACGGATTCGTGGAGGCCGAGCAGGAAGCGTACGTGCAGAAGATCCTGTCCCGCTTCACCAACCCGTACCTGCCGGATACCGTGGTTCGCGTCGGCCGGGCACCGCTGCGGAAGCTTGGCCGGCACGAGAGGTTTGTCGGCCCAGCGGCTGAGCTTGCCGAGCGTGGTGTCACGCCGGTTGCCCTGCTGGAGGCGATGTCGGCTGCCCTTCGTTTCGACGACGGATCCGACGACGAAGCCGTGGAACTCGCCAACATGCTCTCCGAGCTCGACGCGGCCGCCGCCGTCGAGCGCATTACCGAACTTCCGGCGTCGCACCCGCTGTTCCCGGCGATCCAGAAGCTCATAGAGGACCGCAAAGCCGAGGCCTGA
- a CDS encoding HPr family phosphocarrier protein, whose amino-acid sequence MPERTATIASRSGLHARPAALFAEAAGEQPVEVTIAMQGEPADEALDAASILSLMTLGAAKGDVVVLRAEGDGADAALDALVALLETDLDAE is encoded by the coding sequence ATGCCCGAACGCACAGCCACCATCGCCAGCCGCTCCGGCCTGCACGCCCGGCCCGCCGCCCTGTTCGCCGAAGCGGCAGGCGAGCAGCCGGTGGAAGTCACCATTGCCATGCAGGGCGAACCCGCCGACGAAGCCCTCGACGCCGCGAGCATCCTCTCGCTCATGACGCTCGGTGCCGCTAAGGGCGACGTCGTCGTGCTGCGGGCCGAGGGCGACGGCGCCGACGCTGCCCTGGACGCGCTGGTGGCGTTGCTGGAGACGGATTTGGACGCGGAGTAG
- a CDS encoding TetR/AcrR family transcriptional regulator, protein MSFDDQLPPKIRLLRAAAELLANSEGSAVSTRQITALAGVTAPTLYHHFGDKEGLFDAVVSAGFEEYVAGERDFAPSGEPLEDVRRMWDNHVQFGLTQPHLYLVMFGNIRPESRPAIVADAEALLEEMLNKAAIAGQINVPPREAARSILAANVGVTLMLIAEPVEERNLELSTMTRDSMIFAVSTDTARGAAAEDSGKSSVVVAAIALNAALQASHSDQLSSSELKLFLEWLHRISSSS, encoded by the coding sequence ATGAGTTTCGATGACCAGCTTCCGCCAAAAATTCGGTTGCTCCGTGCAGCTGCTGAATTGCTGGCAAATTCGGAGGGGTCAGCGGTCTCTACGCGCCAGATCACAGCGTTGGCCGGGGTTACGGCCCCAACGCTCTACCACCACTTTGGAGACAAAGAAGGACTGTTCGACGCCGTCGTTTCCGCCGGCTTTGAAGAGTACGTGGCGGGGGAGCGGGACTTTGCCCCGTCCGGGGAGCCCTTGGAAGATGTCCGGCGGATGTGGGACAACCACGTCCAGTTCGGGCTCACCCAACCCCACCTCTATCTGGTGATGTTCGGCAACATCCGGCCGGAAAGCCGCCCAGCCATCGTGGCCGATGCTGAAGCGCTTCTCGAAGAAATGCTGAACAAGGCCGCCATCGCCGGCCAGATCAACGTGCCGCCCCGCGAAGCGGCACGAAGCATCCTCGCGGCCAACGTGGGTGTAACGCTGATGCTCATCGCCGAACCGGTGGAAGAACGGAACCTCGAGCTCTCAACGATGACCCGGGATTCCATGATTTTCGCCGTCTCCACGGATACCGCCCGTGGCGCCGCAGCGGAGGACTCCGGTAAGTCCTCCGTGGTTGTTGCGGCAATCGCCCTGAATGCGGCACTGCAGGCCTCGCATTCGGACCAACTTTCCAGCTCTGAATTGAAGCTCTTCCTTGAGTGGCTTCACCGCATTTCCAGCAGCTCCTAA
- the ptsP gene encoding phosphoenolpyruvate--protein phosphotransferase, producing MQNFQGVGVSPGRIIGSVRQMPKPVSEPPSGERLAADVSPEDAVAGLKAAAQAVHDELKGRADSASGDGKAVLEATALMAKDTMLLKSAAKLINAGSSAERAIWEAGASVSEMLHNLGGYMAERATDVLDVRARIVAELRGVPAPGIPSSETPFILLAEDLAPADTATLDPEKVLALVTSGGGPQSHTAIIARSLGLPAVVAAHGVDSVVDGSEVYVDGAAGLVVVSPSEEQRSFAAAWAETSATLAAFDGNGTTADGHLVPLLANVGGAKDAVAAAGLGAQGVGLFRTEFCFLERDTEPSVDEQAAAYKAVFDAFPGKKVVLRTLDAGADKPLPFLTDATEPNPALGVRGYRTDFTTPGVLERQLEAIARAAAESEADVWVMAPMISTAAEAGRFASLCAAAGIQTPGVMVEVPSAALTAASVLREVGFASLGTNDLTQYAMAADRQLGPLAELNTPWQPAVLRLVQLTVEGAAQEASGREGSAKPVGVCGEAAADPALAVVLTGLGVSTLSMTARSLAAVGTVLKTITLEQAQELARLALTAPSATEARDWVRAKLPVLEELGL from the coding sequence GTGCAGAATTTCCAAGGAGTAGGGGTAAGCCCTGGCCGCATCATTGGTTCCGTCCGCCAGATGCCCAAACCGGTGAGTGAACCGCCGTCGGGCGAGCGGTTGGCCGCAGACGTCAGTCCGGAGGACGCCGTCGCGGGCTTGAAAGCCGCAGCGCAAGCCGTCCACGACGAACTCAAGGGGCGCGCGGACTCTGCCTCCGGCGACGGCAAGGCCGTCCTCGAGGCCACCGCGCTCATGGCCAAGGACACCATGCTCCTGAAATCCGCGGCCAAGCTCATCAACGCGGGCTCATCCGCGGAACGCGCCATCTGGGAAGCCGGCGCCTCCGTTTCCGAAATGCTGCACAACCTGGGCGGGTACATGGCCGAACGCGCCACGGACGTACTGGACGTGCGCGCCCGCATTGTGGCTGAGCTGCGTGGAGTCCCCGCGCCAGGCATCCCTTCTTCGGAGACGCCCTTCATTTTGCTGGCGGAGGACCTTGCCCCCGCGGATACCGCAACTCTTGACCCCGAGAAGGTGCTGGCCCTGGTGACCTCGGGCGGCGGGCCGCAGTCGCACACGGCGATCATCGCCCGCTCGCTCGGCCTTCCTGCTGTTGTCGCGGCTCATGGTGTTGATTCTGTTGTAGATGGCAGCGAGGTTTACGTAGACGGGGCCGCTGGCCTCGTGGTTGTTTCCCCCTCGGAGGAGCAGCGCTCATTTGCGGCAGCCTGGGCGGAAACGTCCGCAACATTGGCCGCCTTCGACGGAAACGGCACGACGGCGGACGGCCACTTGGTCCCGCTCCTCGCCAACGTGGGCGGAGCCAAGGATGCAGTGGCAGCAGCTGGCCTCGGCGCCCAGGGTGTTGGCCTGTTCCGCACCGAGTTCTGCTTCCTCGAGCGCGATACCGAACCCTCTGTCGACGAACAGGCCGCAGCGTACAAGGCCGTATTTGATGCCTTCCCGGGCAAGAAAGTTGTGCTTCGGACCCTCGACGCCGGCGCGGACAAGCCCCTCCCCTTCCTCACCGACGCCACCGAACCCAACCCTGCCCTTGGCGTCCGCGGCTACCGGACAGACTTCACCACGCCCGGTGTTTTGGAACGTCAACTCGAAGCCATTGCCCGGGCCGCTGCTGAGTCCGAGGCCGACGTCTGGGTCATGGCACCCATGATCTCCACGGCTGCCGAAGCCGGCCGGTTCGCCTCATTGTGCGCAGCTGCAGGCATCCAAACCCCGGGTGTCATGGTGGAAGTTCCCTCGGCTGCGTTGACCGCGGCCTCCGTGCTCCGGGAAGTTGGCTTCGCTTCGCTGGGCACCAATGACCTCACCCAGTACGCCATGGCCGCCGACCGCCAACTCGGGCCACTCGCGGAACTGAACACTCCGTGGCAGCCAGCCGTCCTGAGGCTGGTGCAGCTCACGGTGGAAGGTGCAGCGCAGGAAGCATCCGGCCGGGAGGGCTCCGCAAAGCCCGTTGGCGTCTGCGGTGAGGCAGCCGCGGACCCGGCCCTCGCCGTCGTACTTACCGGACTCGGCGTCAGCACACTGTCCATGACCGCACGCTCGTTGGCCGCCGTCGGGACTGTGCTGAAGACCATCACTTTGGAGCAGGCACAGGAACTCGCCCGGCTGGCCCTCACCGCGCCGAGCGCTACCGAGGCCCGCGACTGGGTCCGGGCCAAGCTCCCCGTGCTCGAAGAGCTCGGCCTTTAA
- a CDS encoding PTS mannitol transporter subunit IICBA: MATETVAKPRTSLRVGVQKFGTFLSGMIMPNIGAFIAWGLITALFIKEGWIPVAELGGFGTNAEGVANPGLVGPMVKYLLPLLIAYTGGRMVYDVRGGVVGAIATMGVIAGTSSPMFIGAMIMGPLGGWTIKQLDRLWDGKIRPGFEMLVNNFSAGIWGAALALGGFYGLSYIVKIFTDGAGTVVQFLVNNGLLPLTSIFIEPAKVLFLNNAINHGVLTPLGIQQSLDHGKSILFLLEANPGPGLGILLAYMFFGRGAAKASAPGAAIIHFFGGIHEIYFPYVLMKPILILAAIGGGMTGIATLAITNSGLVAPAAPGSIIAVIAQTSRDSYVGVILAVVLAATVSFLIASLILRTSKNKGEDDLSEATSRMEAMKGKKSSVSSALVGDRVGDRTSDRSGTVLTRPVQNIVFACDAGMGSSAMGASVLRNKIKAAGFPEVKVTNSAIANLSDSYDVVITHEDLTERAQPRTASAMHFSVDNFMNSPKYDEIVELVKASNTEEGAASDTSTTAEPTAGAQPAAAAAAGAAATHGAHAAEPAPAVGGKGVLLPESVVLNGMAHDRDAAIDEAGQLLLDRGAVDVSYVHAMHEREESVSTYMGSFLAIPHGTNDAKEHIRHSAVSIIRYPEGIDWGGKQVKFVVGVAGLNNEHLHILSSIAKIFTDKAQVAQLEEATTVEEVLELFGKVNA, from the coding sequence ATGGCAACAGAGACCGTTGCGAAGCCCCGCACCAGCCTGCGCGTGGGCGTCCAAAAGTTCGGAACATTCCTGTCCGGCATGATCATGCCCAACATTGGCGCCTTCATCGCCTGGGGCCTCATCACGGCCCTGTTCATCAAAGAAGGGTGGATTCCAGTCGCGGAACTTGGCGGTTTCGGGACCAACGCTGAGGGGGTGGCCAACCCGGGCCTCGTTGGCCCTATGGTCAAGTACTTGTTGCCGCTGCTGATTGCCTATACTGGCGGCCGCATGGTCTACGACGTCCGCGGCGGCGTGGTGGGCGCTATTGCCACCATGGGTGTCATCGCGGGTACAAGCTCTCCGATGTTTATTGGCGCCATGATCATGGGCCCGCTGGGTGGCTGGACCATCAAGCAGCTTGACCGCCTGTGGGATGGCAAGATCCGCCCCGGCTTCGAAATGCTGGTGAACAACTTTTCCGCCGGCATCTGGGGCGCAGCACTGGCCTTGGGTGGCTTCTACGGCCTCTCATATATCGTCAAGATCTTCACCGACGGCGCAGGAACGGTGGTCCAGTTCCTGGTCAACAATGGCCTGCTCCCACTGACCAGCATCTTCATTGAGCCGGCAAAGGTTCTCTTCCTCAACAACGCCATCAACCACGGCGTGCTGACCCCACTTGGCATCCAACAATCCCTGGATCACGGCAAGTCCATCCTGTTCCTGCTTGAGGCCAACCCTGGCCCGGGCCTGGGTATCCTGCTGGCTTACATGTTCTTCGGCCGCGGCGCAGCGAAGGCTTCGGCACCAGGCGCAGCGATCATCCACTTCTTCGGTGGCATCCACGAGATCTACTTCCCGTACGTCCTGATGAAGCCGATCCTGATCCTCGCTGCCATCGGTGGCGGCATGACGGGCATCGCAACCCTGGCGATCACCAACTCCGGCCTCGTGGCTCCCGCCGCGCCAGGATCCATCATCGCCGTGATCGCCCAGACCTCCCGTGACAGCTATGTCGGCGTGATCCTGGCCGTAGTCCTGGCAGCCACTGTTTCCTTCCTGATTGCTTCACTGATCCTGCGCACCTCCAAGAACAAGGGCGAGGACGATCTTTCCGAAGCCACATCCCGCATGGAAGCCATGAAGGGCAAGAAGAGCTCCGTCTCTTCAGCCTTGGTTGGCGACAGGGTTGGCGATCGGACCAGCGACCGCAGCGGCACCGTCCTGACCCGTCCCGTCCAGAACATTGTGTTCGCCTGCGACGCCGGCATGGGCTCCAGCGCCATGGGTGCCTCGGTCCTGCGCAACAAGATCAAGGCTGCCGGCTTCCCGGAGGTCAAGGTCACCAACTCGGCAATCGCCAACCTCAGCGATTCCTACGACGTCGTCATTACCCATGAAGACCTCACCGAACGCGCCCAGCCGAGGACGGCCAGCGCCATGCACTTCTCGGTGGACAACTTCATGAACAGCCCGAAGTACGACGAAATCGTTGAGTTGGTCAAGGCAAGCAACACCGAGGAAGGCGCCGCTTCTGACACAAGCACGACGGCGGAGCCCACCGCCGGTGCCCAGCCCGCCGCAGCTGCCGCGGCCGGAGCAGCCGCCACGCACGGTGCCCATGCCGCCGAGCCAGCTCCCGCCGTCGGGGGTAAGGGAGTCCTGCTGCCCGAAAGCGTTGTGCTGAACGGAATGGCGCATGACCGCGATGCTGCGATCGACGAAGCCGGGCAGCTCCTGCTGGACCGCGGCGCCGTGGATGTCAGCTACGTGCACGCCATGCACGAACGCGAGGAATCAGTGTCCACGTACATGGGCAGCTTCCTGGCGATCCCGCACGGCACCAACGATGCCAAGGAACACATCCGGCACTCCGCAGTTTCCATCATTCGGTATCCCGAGGGCATCGACTGGGGCGGCAAGCAAGTGAAGTTCGTGGTCGGCGTCGCTGGCCTCAACAATGAGCACCTCCACATCCTGTCCTCGATCGCCAAGATCTTCACCGACAAGGCCCAGGTGGCCCAGCTGGAGGAAGCGACCACCGTTGAGGAAGTGCTGGAGCTGTTCGGAAAGGTCAACGCATAG
- a CDS encoding GH32 C-terminal domain-containing protein gives MHKRIVAGLTATVLGVGLAGTGVTAPAVALDPAPVTLNSTTSPIPDVVGVSGSWTRTAQGGYTAVAPSGQNAAATSEQVVAGTARYTASVTVDAGSPYGVGALVFRATPDAGAGYAATIDPNLDRVRLFDLATGQDVITPVSLPLNTGQSYTVDVHVDGPRIYVAVDGINRIDAKDYRYESGRVGLHAFNGTVSFGTPGVRSIDANVSGWALTGTGWLASATGFRGVAPSNSNIRAIATGQSPTDVDFSTDIQVTSLYGVGTVLFRTNATGTLGYAAEVDPNAGRLRLYRISDNATLGTFSAAITLSQVYRLRVTALDNQLAVYWQTDFLDPNGANPAIIATDSTYASGHVGLGSFNGTAVFQSMTLRGLESSLQGWRVASGSWEPDSAGLRTYAASGTAARFIPAVASDVVASLDLTVTSPATASVVVRSGADGSGGVELRIDPGAGTAKLYNRATGALLHSGNLPSTSFKAGQLNRVQLTVQGSEASVLINGTPVLNGAVPASAGEGFALLATGTAWFQNVRADDVNQYMNGLYQPGYHYSQNSGNSSDPNGLVFFDGEYHLFHQDRGRWAHAVSTDLMHWKQLPIALPHMAAGESWSGSAVVDASDSSGLFDGGSGLIAYYTSFNHDAWNGNQSVRAAYSKDKGRTWQTVQAAPVLENPGGPDGGWDFRDPKVNWDAASSKWVMVVAAGDHIRFYSSTDLIHWTFASTFGYGDWARGGVWECPDFFEMPVEGQSGVKRWVLWWSTGAVRSTNGSVAQYVTGTWNGTAFTPDTPASQVLQADHGRDYYAAMSFFGAPDGRRIMIGWMSNWDYAFSPPTGRWNGQLSIPRELKLADVPGAGLRLTQTPIVEEESLRTWTWQASDVTVTPSSANALVGVSGRSFELEAEVGIPTSGGATSFAFGLRKGAGSTGAQETTAQEATVRYDAGAAALTVDRGNAGREDFTRYFAGSAADNSTAPWSSTVVGSERRVKLRILVDASSVEVFGGDGTGAITSLIFPDPSSTGLSFTATGGNARLVSVKVHQLSDTARLTTAPPSNVVPAAGGTARHDLGAYSVVPGGMWESTGAGLAGTFDKDSTAMSAAAFTNVRVQATVRFGGEAYAGEMLNRDLAPEKGYGGAGSVLLRSSADGSSAYYVNLDPNLRMARVFSLNNGVFTVLASVPAALSHGVSYALDTSVVGNRITVSVDGTQLIDVTDSALTSGKVGVNVFDGRAAYQDVVVSALP, from the coding sequence ATGCATAAGAGAATAGTTGCCGGCCTCACGGCCACGGTCCTTGGTGTTGGCTTGGCCGGGACGGGGGTCACTGCTCCGGCGGTGGCCCTCGATCCCGCGCCGGTCACCCTCAACAGCACCACGAGCCCCATTCCGGATGTCGTCGGAGTCAGCGGCTCGTGGACCCGCACAGCGCAGGGCGGGTACACCGCCGTCGCGCCTTCCGGCCAGAATGCGGCGGCCACCAGCGAGCAAGTGGTTGCGGGAACCGCCCGGTATACGGCCTCTGTGACGGTCGACGCCGGGAGTCCCTACGGTGTGGGCGCGCTTGTCTTCCGCGCAACTCCCGACGCCGGTGCGGGTTACGCCGCGACGATCGACCCCAACCTGGACCGGGTGAGGTTGTTCGACCTCGCGACCGGACAGGACGTTATAACCCCTGTGTCCCTCCCGCTGAATACGGGGCAGTCCTACACAGTGGATGTCCATGTGGACGGCCCTCGAATCTATGTGGCCGTCGATGGAATCAACAGGATTGACGCCAAGGACTATCGCTACGAATCGGGCCGTGTGGGGCTGCACGCGTTCAACGGGACAGTGTCTTTCGGCACTCCCGGCGTGCGGAGCATTGACGCGAACGTGAGTGGATGGGCCTTGACGGGCACGGGCTGGCTTGCCTCGGCCACTGGCTTCCGCGGCGTCGCGCCGTCGAACAGCAACATCCGGGCCATCGCGACGGGGCAGTCACCAACCGACGTCGACTTTTCCACAGACATCCAAGTCACCTCGCTGTACGGCGTGGGGACCGTGCTGTTCCGCACCAATGCCACGGGCACATTGGGTTACGCGGCCGAGGTGGATCCGAACGCCGGACGTTTGCGCCTCTACAGGATCTCGGACAACGCCACGCTGGGGACCTTCAGCGCTGCCATCACTCTCAGCCAGGTCTATCGCCTTCGGGTCACCGCGCTCGACAACCAGTTGGCCGTCTACTGGCAGACCGACTTCCTGGACCCGAACGGCGCCAACCCGGCTATCATCGCCACGGATTCCACCTATGCTTCCGGGCATGTGGGCTTGGGCTCCTTCAACGGCACTGCCGTGTTCCAGAGCATGACGCTTCGAGGCCTCGAGTCGTCGTTGCAGGGTTGGCGTGTTGCCTCCGGTTCGTGGGAACCCGACTCCGCTGGCCTGCGCACCTACGCGGCGAGTGGCACAGCGGCGCGGTTCATTCCGGCGGTGGCGTCCGACGTCGTTGCCTCCTTGGACCTGACTGTCACCTCCCCGGCAACCGCCTCAGTGGTGGTCCGCAGCGGTGCCGACGGCAGCGGCGGCGTGGAACTGAGGATCGACCCAGGAGCGGGCACGGCGAAGCTGTACAACCGGGCCACCGGGGCGTTGCTGCACTCCGGCAACCTTCCCTCCACAAGCTTCAAAGCCGGCCAACTCAACCGCGTCCAGCTCACTGTCCAGGGCAGCGAAGCGTCTGTGTTGATTAATGGCACGCCCGTGCTAAATGGCGCAGTACCGGCCTCCGCCGGAGAGGGTTTCGCCCTGCTGGCTACCGGAACGGCCTGGTTCCAGAACGTCCGTGCAGACGATGTGAATCAGTATATGAACGGCCTCTACCAGCCTGGCTACCACTACAGCCAGAACTCCGGGAACAGCTCAGACCCCAACGGACTGGTCTTTTTCGACGGCGAATATCATCTCTTCCACCAGGACCGCGGACGCTGGGCGCATGCCGTCAGCACCGACCTGATGCACTGGAAGCAACTGCCCATCGCCCTCCCGCATATGGCCGCGGGGGAGTCGTGGTCTGGCTCGGCCGTGGTGGACGCCTCCGATTCCAGCGGCCTGTTCGACGGCGGATCCGGGCTCATCGCCTACTACACCAGCTTCAACCACGATGCCTGGAACGGAAACCAATCAGTTCGCGCCGCCTACAGCAAGGACAAGGGGCGCACCTGGCAGACGGTCCAGGCAGCTCCGGTGCTGGAAAACCCGGGTGGCCCCGACGGCGGTTGGGACTTCCGCGATCCCAAGGTCAACTGGGATGCGGCTTCCAGTAAATGGGTGATGGTGGTGGCTGCGGGCGACCACATCCGCTTCTACTCCTCCACAGACCTCATCCACTGGACGTTCGCCAGCACCTTCGGCTACGGCGACTGGGCCCGTGGGGGCGTGTGGGAATGCCCGGACTTCTTCGAAATGCCTGTGGAGGGACAGTCCGGCGTTAAGCGCTGGGTGCTGTGGTGGAGTACTGGAGCGGTCCGCTCTACCAACGGCTCCGTGGCGCAATACGTGACGGGCACGTGGAACGGTACCGCATTTACGCCCGACACCCCCGCTTCTCAGGTATTGCAGGCTGATCACGGCCGGGACTACTACGCAGCGATGAGCTTCTTTGGCGCGCCCGATGGCCGACGGATCATGATCGGTTGGATGAGCAACTGGGACTATGCGTTCAGCCCGCCCACAGGACGCTGGAATGGGCAATTGTCCATCCCGCGCGAGCTCAAACTCGCCGATGTTCCCGGCGCCGGGCTCCGGCTGACACAGACTCCCATTGTGGAGGAAGAGTCGCTGCGCACGTGGACGTGGCAGGCCTCCGATGTCACGGTGACGCCAAGCTCGGCGAACGCGCTCGTGGGTGTTTCGGGCCGCTCCTTCGAGCTCGAAGCGGAGGTTGGGATTCCTACTTCCGGCGGGGCCACTTCCTTCGCGTTCGGGCTGAGGAAAGGGGCCGGCTCAACCGGCGCTCAAGAAACAACGGCTCAGGAAGCAACCGTTAGGTACGACGCCGGTGCTGCCGCACTCACCGTGGATCGCGGCAATGCCGGACGCGAGGACTTCACCCGGTACTTCGCGGGTTCCGCAGCGGACAATTCCACAGCACCGTGGAGTTCCACTGTGGTGGGTTCCGAGCGTCGCGTGAAGCTCCGAATCCTGGTGGACGCATCCTCTGTGGAAGTCTTCGGTGGGGACGGTACAGGGGCCATTACCTCGCTGATCTTCCCTGACCCTTCCTCCACAGGCCTGTCCTTCACAGCCACCGGAGGGAATGCCCGGCTGGTGTCCGTCAAAGTACACCAGCTCAGCGACACGGCACGCCTGACTACCGCGCCGCCGTCGAACGTTGTGCCTGCTGCTGGCGGGACGGCACGCCATGACCTCGGCGCATATTCGGTGGTCCCCGGGGGCATGTGGGAGAGCACAGGCGCAGGGCTGGCCGGTACATTCGACAAAGATTCGACGGCCATGAGCGCAGCCGCATTCACCAATGTGCGGGTGCAGGCAACTGTACGGTTCGGCGGTGAGGCCTATGCCGGCGAGATGCTCAACCGGGACCTGGCTCCAGAGAAAGGGTACGGCGGTGCGGGTTCGGTGTTGCTCAGATCCTCCGCCGATGGATCCAGCGCCTACTACGTGAATCTGGACCCGAATCTCCGCATGGCGCGGGTGTTCTCGTTGAACAACGGCGTGTTTACGGTGCTCGCGAGCGTTCCGGCGGCCTTGAGCCACGGAGTGAGCTATGCACTGGACACGTCGGTTGTTGGCAACAGGATCACCGTCTCTGTTGATGGAACGCAGCTGATCGATGTCACGGACTCGGCGCTCACATCGGGCAAGGTTGGCGTCAACGTGTTCGATGGCCGTGCGGCCTACCAAGACGTGGTGGTGTCCGCGCTGCCATAG